In a genomic window of Pangasianodon hypophthalmus isolate fPanHyp1 chromosome 19, fPanHyp1.pri, whole genome shotgun sequence:
- the LOC113532136 gene encoding dual specificity protein phosphatase 23: MEDTSCTPPNFSWVEVNKVAGLAWPSSPAHYRFLLDNGIKHLVCLCESKPPAYESFPDLTLHHIAMVDFTPPSLSQIQTFISVTEQANTGQAVAVHCKHGLGRTGTMLACYLVKTRKISGAEAIKVIRSLRPGSIETREQERAVLEFQQYLNPKTAL, encoded by the exons atggaggacaCTTCCTGCACCCCACCAAACTTCTCCTGGGTGGAGGTGAATAAGGTGGCAGGACTGGCCTGGCCCTCCAGTCCAGCTCATTACCGCTTCTTACTGGATAATGGGATTAAACacctggtgtgtttgtgtgaatccAAACCGCCGGCTTACGAGAGCTTTCCGGATCTCACACTGCACCACATCGCCATGGTGGACTTCACTCCACCCAGTCTGAGTCAAATTCAGACCTTTATCTCTGTCACTGAACAGGCCAACACAGGACAG GCGGTTGCGGTGCACTGTAAACACGGCCTCGGCCGCACAGGAACCATGCTGGCCTGCTACCTGGTGAAGACGAGGAAGATCTCAGGAGCGGAGGCGATTAAAGTGATCCGATCACTTCGTCCGGGATCCATAGAGACGCGCGAGCAGGAGAGAGCCGTGCTGGAGTTTCAGCAGTACCTCAACCCAAAGACTGCTCTGTAA
- the moxd1l gene encoding DBH-like monooxygenase protein 2 homolog, with translation MMSVPALLMLLVWFLGQTSGADVDPTLPFSEYLDSNTNVLLRWGFDVVRDTITFEVTVNTTGWVGFGFSPNGGMAGSDIVIGGVGPGGIYFTDRNAAGNFMPALDQKQDYKVLSLTEANGQTVMKFQRSIKACDENDFSITEMPVKLIYAYGNTDDIGYHKTLRGTKEVNLLSYMPRTSIPDSKYFDLTMTNFTIPALTTYYHCKIMSLPAFDTKHHIYRIEPVIQNKDIVHHLLLYRCPPSVTKPSEERCYSREKETDCFTVVAVWGVGGGAFEFPEVAGLPVGGDGNGTLYRLEVHYNNQYKTAGLVDNSGLRFYYTAQLRQFDAAVLQTGLLVTIGFEYAIPPNATAFLTYGLCDTSYLPQVLSQSPKDLQVFAVILHTHLAGRKVRVGHFRDGEQIDFLALNEHYDFEFQQVTHLGKTKTVKLGDQLLVECTYNTNNRTELTWGGLETHNEMCLAFLYYYPALDLSTCSSLPHKKTLMTEMGAANATDWMNMMKTKVWDNNSVLEYQQTLKRIQQYILVGSLENIVLNTGKIPELKLSPSSSCLRSRAEIQSPGTVILLLGLMLSLILL, from the exons ATGATGTCTGTTCCAGCTCTCCTCATGCTTCTGGTCTGGTTCTTGGGCCAAACATCTGGAGCCGATGTGGATCCAACACTGCCTTTCTCTGAGTATCTAGACTCAAACACAAATGTTCTTCTCAGGTGGGGTTTTGATGTGGTAAGGGACACCATCACGTTTGAGGTGACGGTGAACACCACAGGCTGGGTCGGCTTTGGGTTCAGTCCCAATGGAGGAATGGCTGGATCGGATATCGTCATCGGAGGAGTCGGCCCTGGTGGGATATATTTTACg GACAGAAACGCGGCCGGGAACTTTATGCCAGCTCTGGACCAGAAGCAGGACTATAAAGTCCTCTCTCTGACCGAAGCGAATGGACAAACCGTGATGAAGTTCCAGCGATCCATCAAGGCCTGTGATGAAAACGACTTTTCCATCACT GAAATGCCAGTGAAGCTGATCTACGCTTACGGTAACACCGATGACATCGGCTATCACAAAACCCTGCGAGGCACGAAGGAAGTGAACCTTCTGAGCTACATGCCCCGAACCAGCATCCCTGACAGCAAATACTTTGACCTGACCATGACCAAC TTTACGATACCTGCCCTAACCACTTACTACCACTGCAAGATTATGAGCCTTCCAGCATTTGACACGAAACACCACATCTACCGT ATAGAACCAGTGATCCAGAACAAGGACATTGTGCATCACTTGTTGCTGTACCGCTGTCCACCATCAGTGACCAAGCCCTCTGAGGAGCGATGctacagcagagagaaagaaacagactgcTTCACGGTCGTCGCTGTTTGGGGTGTtggaggagga GCTTTTGAATTTCCTGAAGTGGCTGGACTTCCTGTGGGTGGAGATGGAAATGGGACCCTCTACAGGCTTGAAGTGCACTACAACAACCAGTACAAGACTGCAG gccttGTTGATAACTCAGGCTTGCGTTTTTACTACACGGCTCAGCTGCGGCAGTTCGATGCTGCTGTACTGCAGACGGGACTCCTGGTGACAATCGGGTTCGAATATGCAATCCCACCTAATGCTACAGCCTTCCTCACATACGGCCTGTGTGACACCAGCTACCTTCCCCAG GTCCTCTCTCAGTCACCAAAGGACTTACAGGTTTTCGCAGttatcctgcacacacacctggcagGAAGGAAGGTGCGAGTCGGCCACTtcag GGATGGAGAGCAGATCGATTTCTTAGCGCTGAATGAACACTATGATTTTGAATTCCAGCAGGTGACACACCTGggaaaaaccaaaacagttAAGCTG GGTGACCAGCTCTTGGTGGAATGCACGTATAACACAAACAATCGAACAGAACTCACTTGG GGGGGTCTGGAAACTCATAATGAGATGTGCCTGGCTTTTCTCTACTACTACCCCGCTCTAGACCTCAGCACCTGTAGCAGCCTCCCCCACAAGAAGACGCTCATGACCGAGATGGGAGCCGCTAATGCCAC AGACTGGATGAACATGATGAAGACAAAGGTGTGGGATAACAACTCAGTCCTGGAGTATCAGCAAACGCTGAAGAGGATTCAACAGTACATACTTGTTGGAAGCTTAGAG AACATCGTGCTCAACACGGGGAAGATTCCTGAGCTGAAGCTGTCTCCGTCCAGCAGCTGTTTACGAAGCAGAGCTGAGATCCAGAGCCCTGGTACAGTGATCCTGCTGCTCGGACTGATGCTCTCACTGATCCTCTTGTAG